TAATATTCCAACCCGCTCCCTGTACGTCATCTTCAGGATTAAAAAGGGTTAACACTCGCGTACGCTGGTAATCGTGTAATAAAAAATACCATGCAAAGGTTACAAAGGGTATGGCTAACGCTAGCGCTGCTGAAATCATCCACCATGAAAGACCTGCCAAAAACAGGACAAAGAGCCCACTTGCTGCAACGAGTAGTGAAGTACCAAGATCTGGCTCTTTTGCGATCAGTATTACCGGTACAATGATAATGCCCAAAGTTATTATTACACTTGAAAATGATGGCGGTAGTTCACGTTTGGATAAGAACCATGCACACATCATTGGCATACCCAGTTTCATAAACTCTGATGGCTGTACGCTGCCAAAACCTGGCAAATTAATCCAGCGCTGTGCTCCCATCCTTACTTCGCCAATAATATCAACCAATACCAGTAGTATCAGTCCTAACACATAAAAAACAGGAGTAAAGGTGCGATAGATGCTAGGTGGCACTTGCGCCATAATAAACATGACTGTAAAAGCCACTCCATAGCTTACTATTTGTCGGACAACCATACTAACGTCTTGGGTTGAAGCACTATATAAGATAGTCAGGCCAATACAGCAAATCAGCAATAACAGTACAGTCAGCCATGGGTCTATATGAATACGCTGCCACAGCGTTCGTTCATGACGTTGGCCGAAATGATGGCTTTGGCGTGAAAAGCGATATTGTGGATTAGAAGACATAGGCAAAAGTGACTGTAATAAAAGGAAGTATATTAAAAGAGACAGTTTAAGAATGCTTTTTATTAACTATTATCATAAATCTGAACACTAACTATAAAAAAGCAATCAAAAATAAGGTATGGTAAATATAATAATTCTACTAAAAGTATCTTTGATGTAGCAAGATACCTAGTTTTAAGACATTATTATCGTATAGCTATCGTAGAAAATAACAACAATAGGGTGACTTGATAGTAATAGAGTAACGTGATTATAAAAAATGATAATGATAAATGTTAATAACAAAATTATTAGCTATTATCAGGGGCGATAGTTTAGCCTGCTTGCGTAAAATTTGATAGTATCGATAAAATATTTATTAGTGATAACTGCTCACATGACCCATGTAAATAATAGTATTCATAGGTTTTCCTATAAGCCTAAATGTAAACAGGCCAATTTTTCTATTTACCCGAAAGATATTTACCCTTCTATAAATCTGAAATTTCATATGACATCAATTATAAAACCTTTAGTTGCCTTTATCGTTTGTAGTAGCAGCGTTATTGGACATGCTGCTATTTTAAATGACAGTAGCGAGCGTCGTATTCAAGTGCGTCATGCTAGTGATAGCAGTAGTAATGCCTATATCGCCCCTGCTGCTAGCATTAATCATAAATCGCCTGTGTTAAGTGGTGATAGTATGCAAGGTTTGATTAACCAAAAACAACGCGAATATGAGTTTGATTCTAAGGTATCAATAGAAGAGAATAAACGTGTGAGTGTGAATACTCGCAGTCCAAATTATAGTACTTCTGACTTTAAACGTGTGACTTACAATCCTAAGTACAACACAGCCAGTAATACTTATAACAGTATGGTTGATATGGACTTCAATGGTTGGTTAAACAGCAACAGCTTTCGTGCTCAAGAAGTGGCAAATTTTCAACGTTATTTAAGCTCACAG
The nucleotide sequence above comes from Psychrobacter sp. P2G3. Encoded proteins:
- the rodA gene encoding rod shape-determining protein RodA, which encodes MSSNPQYRFSRQSHHFGQRHERTLWQRIHIDPWLTVLLLLICCIGLTILYSASTQDVSMVVRQIVSYGVAFTVMFIMAQVPPSIYRTFTPVFYVLGLILLVLVDIIGEVRMGAQRWINLPGFGSVQPSEFMKLGMPMMCAWFLSKRELPPSFSSVIITLGIIIVPVILIAKEPDLGTSLLVAASGLFVLFLAGLSWWMISAALALAIPFVTFAWYFLLHDYQRTRVLTLFNPEDDVQGAGWNIIQSKTAIGSGGLSGKGYLDGTQSQLHFLPEGHTDFIIAAFSEEFGLFGVILLMLIYACLLIRALYIAFTHPDTYSRLLAGAIAMSFFVYVFVNVGMVGGILPVVGVPLPFVSYGGTAIVTLMGGFGLLMSIHTHKAD